The following proteins are co-located in the Candidatus Rokuibacteriota bacterium genome:
- a CDS encoding iron-sulfur cluster assembly scaffold protein, whose translation MRYSTTLVEHFRNPRNVGMMQNPDAVGEDEYGGCGDVVRFYLRVRDGKVAEARFQTYGCGPTIAAASVGSELATGRAVEQVLDLTAADVEAAVDGLPDDRRHAADIVRGALLAAARDYLGRQSAAVASGGGVQRV comes from the coding sequence ATGAGGTACAGCACGACGCTGGTGGAGCATTTCCGCAACCCCCGCAACGTCGGGATGATGCAGAATCCCGACGCTGTCGGCGAGGATGAGTACGGCGGCTGCGGCGACGTGGTCAGGTTCTACCTGAGGGTCCGGGACGGCAAGGTCGCGGAGGCGCGCTTCCAGACCTACGGCTGCGGGCCCACGATCGCGGCGGCCAGCGTCGGAAGCGAGCTGGCGACGGGGCGCGCCGTCGAGCAGGTGCTGGACCTGACGGCGGCCGACGTGGAGGCCGCGGTGGATGGGCTTCCGGATGATCGGCGTCACGCCGCTGACATCGTGCGGGGAGCCCTCCTGGCGGCGGCCCGGGACTATCTGGGCCGCCAGAGCGCGGCGGTGGCTTCGGGAGGAGGAGTGCAGCGTGTTTGA
- the dinB gene encoding DNA polymerase IV: MVPPAHGRAIVHVDMDAFYASVEQRDRPELRGKPVIVGADPRGRGVVSAASYEARRFGVHSAMPISRAARLCPQAVFLAVDMEKYARVSKEIMAILAEYSPLIEPLSLDEAFLDVTGSERLSGPPLELARTIKRRIREEVGLTASAGVAPNKFLAKLASDLEKPDGLVEVRPGEEATFLHPLPVERLWGVGRVTAAALRRMGIETIGQLARVPVGVLERRFGKTGSHLHELAWGRDDRPVEPWAPPKSMGAEETFPNDHRDVGRLELTLRAQAERVARELRDDGYSGRTVTLKLRFRDFRTLTRSHTGEPTQDGLEIYCRARSLLGRVPLTQPVRLIGLSVSGLAARDSGQLDLFAEPAARRARLAGAVDTLARRFGEGTVIPATLVSRRR; the protein is encoded by the coding sequence GTGGTGCCGCCGGCGCACGGTCGCGCCATCGTCCACGTGGACATGGACGCGTTCTACGCCTCGGTGGAGCAGCGCGATCGCCCTGAGCTCCGGGGAAAACCGGTGATCGTAGGTGCCGACCCCCGTGGGCGTGGGGTCGTGTCGGCAGCGTCCTACGAGGCCCGGCGCTTCGGCGTCCACTCGGCCATGCCGATCTCACGCGCGGCGCGGCTCTGCCCGCAGGCCGTCTTCCTCGCCGTGGACATGGAGAAGTACGCGCGCGTCTCCAAGGAGATCATGGCCATCCTGGCCGAGTACTCGCCCCTTATCGAGCCCCTCTCCCTGGACGAGGCGTTCCTCGACGTCACCGGGAGCGAGCGGCTCTCTGGCCCGCCGCTCGAGCTCGCGCGGACCATCAAGCGCCGCATCCGTGAGGAGGTCGGGCTGACGGCGTCGGCCGGCGTGGCGCCGAACAAGTTCCTCGCCAAGCTCGCCTCCGACCTGGAGAAGCCCGACGGCCTGGTGGAGGTACGCCCCGGTGAGGAGGCGACGTTCCTGCACCCGCTCCCGGTGGAGCGGCTCTGGGGCGTCGGGCGCGTAACGGCGGCCGCCCTCAGACGCATGGGGATCGAGACCATCGGCCAGCTCGCTCGGGTTCCCGTGGGCGTCCTCGAGCGGCGATTCGGGAAGACGGGCTCCCACCTCCACGAGCTGGCGTGGGGGCGGGACGACCGCCCCGTGGAGCCGTGGGCGCCGCCCAAGTCGATGGGGGCGGAGGAGACGTTCCCCAACGATCATCGAGACGTCGGCCGCCTCGAGCTCACGCTCCGCGCCCAGGCCGAGCGGGTGGCCCGCGAGCTCCGCGACGACGGCTACAGCGGGCGGACCGTCACGCTGAAGCTCCGATTCAGAGACTTCCGCACCCTCACCCGCAGCCACACGGGAGAGCCGACCCAGGACGGGCTGGAGATCTACTGCCGCGCGCGGAGCCTCCTGGGACGGGTGCCACTCACACAGCCGGTGAGGCTCATCGGGCTGTCGGTTTCGGGGCTCGCCGCCCGCGACTCGGGCCAGCTCGACCTGTTTGCCGAGCCCGCAGCCCGACGCGCGCGGCTGGCCGGGGCCGTCGACACGCTGGCGCGGCGCTTCGGCGAGGGCACCGTCATCCCCGCCACACTCGTGTCGCGGCGCCGGTGA
- the cysE gene encoding serine O-acetyltransferase, whose amino-acid sequence MIGVTPLTSCGEPSWRRPGTIWAARARRWLREEECSVFETMRRDIQAALERDPAARSRWEVVLCYPGVHALWCYRVAHGFWRRGWVVTARFISHLGRFSTGIEIHPGATIGPGLFIDHGMGVVIGETTGIGENCTLYQGVTLGGTSLKREKRHPTLGDNVVVGTGAAILGAIRIGDGSRVGGGSVVVSDVPPNSVVVGIPGKVIYRDGQRVGAGIDLEHTDLPDPVFKAIEQLLERIRGLEAEVAALQKRLDEARVDSG is encoded by the coding sequence ATGATCGGCGTCACGCCGCTGACATCGTGCGGGGAGCCCTCCTGGCGGCGGCCCGGGACTATCTGGGCCGCCAGAGCGCGGCGGTGGCTTCGGGAGGAGGAGTGCAGCGTGTTTGAGACGATGCGGCGGGATATCCAGGCGGCCCTCGAGCGCGACCCCGCGGCCCGCAGCCGCTGGGAGGTGGTCCTGTGCTACCCCGGTGTGCACGCGCTCTGGTGCTACCGGGTCGCCCACGGGTTCTGGCGCCGGGGGTGGGTCGTGACCGCGCGGTTCATCTCTCACCTGGGGCGCTTCTCCACCGGGATCGAGATCCACCCCGGCGCGACGATCGGACCCGGGCTGTTCATCGACCACGGCATGGGCGTGGTCATCGGCGAGACGACCGGGATCGGCGAGAACTGCACGCTCTACCAGGGGGTGACGCTCGGCGGGACCAGCCTCAAGCGGGAGAAGCGTCACCCGACGCTCGGCGACAACGTGGTCGTGGGGACGGGCGCAGCCATCCTCGGTGCGATCAGGATCGGGGACGGTAGCCGGGTCGGGGGCGGGTCGGTCGTCGTCAGCGACGTCCCGCCGAACTCGGTGGTGGTCGGGATCCCGGGGAAGGTGATCTACCGCGACGGCCAACGCGTCGGCGCGGGAATCGATCTCGAGCACACGGACCTCCCCGATCCGGTCTTCAAGGCGATCGAGCAGCTCCTGGAGCGGATCCGCGGGCTCGAGGCCGAGGTCGCGGCGCTGCAGAAGCGGCTCGACGAGGCGAGGGTCGACTCCGGATGA
- a CDS encoding HDIG domain-containing protein yields the protein MIDRAAAWRVLTEFTRSDSLRKHALAVEASMRAYAHRYGGDRETWGIVGMLHDFDYEIHPTAPQHPMKGAEMLRARGVPEPMIYAILSHADYSGCPRVSLLDRAIYACDELSGFVTACALVRPGRAIAGLEPASVKKKLKDKGFARSVNRDDVYRGAEELGVDLDEHIAFVVEALGGVAAQIGLAGPAT from the coding sequence ATGATCGACCGCGCCGCCGCCTGGCGAGTGCTCACCGAGTTCACGCGCTCTGACAGCCTCCGCAAGCACGCGCTCGCGGTGGAGGCCTCCATGCGCGCGTACGCGCACAGGTACGGCGGCGACCGGGAGACGTGGGGCATCGTGGGAATGCTCCACGACTTCGATTACGAGATTCACCCGACCGCCCCGCAGCACCCGATGAAAGGGGCGGAGATGCTCCGGGCCCGCGGCGTCCCCGAGCCGATGATCTACGCGATCCTCAGCCACGCAGACTACTCCGGCTGTCCCCGGGTCTCCCTCCTGGACCGGGCCATTTACGCCTGCGACGAGCTGTCGGGCTTCGTCACCGCCTGCGCCCTCGTTCGTCCCGGCAGGGCCATCGCCGGGCTGGAGCCGGCCTCGGTGAAGAAGAAGCTCAAGGACAAAGGCTTCGCGCGGAGCGTGAACCGGGATGATGTCTACCGTGGAGCCGAGGAACTGGGCGTGGATCTGGATGAGCACATCGCCTTCGTGGTCGAGGCCCTCGGGGGCGTCGCCGCCCAGATCGGCCTCGCCGGTCCAGCCACCTAG